In Macrobrachium rosenbergii isolate ZJJX-2024 chromosome 46, ASM4041242v1, whole genome shotgun sequence, the DNA window CCGACTTACAAGGTAGGTCTAAGATTCTTTCTGGGGTTAAACCATACTTAATGGATATTAAGTGAAAAGGGAGAAATCTGCTCTCATAACAGTCAAGTGACTGATTACTTATGCAGGCTAAAGTCTCAATTAATGCCCACATAAAGGTCAATGGTCTTAGCATGCTGAAAGAAAAGGTCTCTAGTAGTCCTTATGAAAGCCTCCATGCTTTTGATGACAACAAAAGGGTGGCTGTGCTGGGCAAACCTAATGTAAAAGTGAACAACACAGAGGAATGTGGAGGTAAAGGTAGGTTTGGgggattgaactgaatatagaatttaggccaaaggctaagcactgggacctatgaggccattcagcgctgaaacagaaattgacagtaataggtttgaaaggtgtaacgggaggaaagcctcgcagttgcactatgaatcaattgttagagagggtggaaagtaagatggaagaaagagaatatgaaaggaggtaaagtaaaaggaacagaaagggttgcagctaggggccgaaggcacactgcaaggaaccttaagtaatgcctacagcgcactgcatgaggtgcactgacagcactaaccccctatggggattTGGGGGGTTGAAGAAACCTGAATGAACAGAATCCCACATCAGTGACATCTGAGAGAAGTCTAGGTAATCATTATATCTTCAAGTTTAATACTTGGAAGATTACGATGAAAAATATGACTCAAGTGTAAATGATCACAGTCTCAGAGGCAGAAAAGATAAAGCAGTTACCTCACTGGCATGTTATAGGAGATGATCCCCACAGAAATGTGATTCTCCATTattattttggaatgaggttgtaAGTCAAATACTTTTCCCACACTGGGCGTAATAAAAAACAGTTAACTAAGTACCATGTACAAAATTCACCGAGAGAGATGAAGTTATGTTGCCTataattggtacttttagttgtGTTGGCTGAAAGaagtacaaaatgaaaagaaatctggtaaagaaacaggaaaaattgattaatgtttatgaaaaggatgGTAGAATGCACGAGttataatttttgtgaaaaaatcatTCAAGAGAAAGGTTAcccaaaaatttgaaaaatataaacatgactgacataattacagtaatttaattagttttttggCTTCATCACATACTGACGTTGAAATGTACAGTGAGCTGAATGGTGCAGATGTAAGTGTGATAAACTCAAACAGGAAAATCCGGTGAAAGTAGGGAGGGTAAGTGATGGCAAAGAGAGAACTGGAGAtaaaagaagaagggaaaggaatgaCGGTGGTAAAACGACAGATCAGAACTAACCAAGATGGTTCGAACATGTGGTGAAAACTGTGAGGTAAGATAAAGAAGGTGGTCACGTGGATCTTAAAGAAATCAAACTGATCAAGAGTCAGGAGTTTTAAGTCATATGGAAATTAGAAGACTACAAGACTCCGATAAGTCAGTGACAATTTACATTTTCCAGATataaatactgatgaatttcaTATCTAAGAtgttgctgctattattattattattattattattattattattattattattattattattattattattgctgttgttgttaatgCAGTCTCTCATCTGACACAGCTGAATCCAAAACAATCAAGGCCTGCTTAAACCAGACTCTGCCCTTCCTTCTTGTCCACAGGTCACAAGAAGAAGGACAAGCATGAAGGACCCACGACAGGAGAAGCCATCCACAAGCTCAGGGACACGGAGGAGCTTCTCGTCAAGAAGCAGGAATACCTCGAGAGCAAGATCCAGAAGGAGCTCGCCACGGCTAAGCAGAATGCCACCAAGAACAAGAGAGGTGAGTGTGGTCGCGTAGCCTGCTTGTTGTCATTCCCTAGTCTCATGCGTCTGTCTCAGAGATTCTCTGAGGACAGTGCCTGTGCTTGTGCGCAGTCACGGCCgaagactctttctctctctctgtcaaaatgaacttgcatttttttgtctttgtaaacaaatatgctctctctatctctccttctgGTAGTTTTAAATTCTCTATCGCTTTCTCAAACTAAAATTGCATTTGTGTCTTTGTAAACaaatatgctctctctatctctccttctggtagttttaaattctctctctctctctctctttctcaaactaAAATTGcatttgtatgtctttgtatacaaatatgctctctctctcttcctctggtagttttaaaattctctctctctgtcagattaaACTCACATATACATGGCTTtataacaagctctctctctctctctctctctctctctctctctctctctctctctctctctctcaaactaaaattgcatttgtatgtctttgtaaacaaatatgctctctctatctctccctctgctagttttaaagttctctctctgtcagattaaATTCACATACACATGGCTTtataacaagctctctctctctctctctctctctctctctctctctctcaaactaaaaTTGCATTTGAATGTCTTTGTAAacaaatatgctctctctctctccctctggtagttttaaagttctctctctgtcagattaaACTCACATATACATGGCTTTATAACaagctctctcactctctctctctctctctctgaacatcgGTAAACAGCGTCTCATACAATTCGCTAATGGCTCTTCgctgttttcttcctttcctgACTTCTCCTTGTTAACATTCTCTATTCCAACTTCGCAACTGGCTGGCGAAGGCAAAATTCTGAAGGTAAGTGGACGCCAGTTTTTGCATATTGAAAGATAAGATAAAGAATGAAGTTTCTCAAGATTATCGCATTAAACTATTTCTCCTTAACACCCAaagattacacacatacacacacacattatatatatatatatatatatatatatatatatatatatatatatatatatatatatatatatatatatatagcttttaaaCTGCcatatttacagaataaaaaatgacagGTAATCCATAGTGAATAATAGTAATTGTAATATTTATAGTGCCATGACCGACAACAGTTATAGCAAgggtgatgtatgtatataactattgTATGTAATTAGTATTAAGAAAAGGGGATTTTATACAtccgtaataaatatataaaataacttcaCAAACGCATACAAGAAACAAAACTAAGGAAGTTACATCACCAAATAAccaagtgataaaataaaaagaacgcgaAAAATTTTAATACGActtcaagaagaaaaagaggaaaagtataGCCTAAAAAAGTTGACGACGCCTAGTGCTATATACTGTAGTCATTCCGCCGAGTGGTCTAACCGTCGGATACTCTTTTCAAACGtttcttttaactctctctctctctctctctctctctcaaactaaacTTACACGTTTGCCTTTATAACAaacatccgctctctctctctctctatagcaaacatcctctctctttctctctctcaaactaactTGCTTTGGTATGTTTTTATAAACTAAGACAGTCTCCCCACAGGGtagttttaaatctctctctctctctctctctctctctctctctctctctctctctctctctctctctcgcttttgtatgtttttgtaaacTAAGATAGTCTCTCTTCCTAGGATAGttttaaagatctctctctctctctctctctttctccccccggATGTCTCTTGTTAAATCTGAATGTGCAACAGTTATAATTTGCCTTATTCAGACCGCTAGCAACTGCAGCCAGGGTCAGTGGGGTTGGATACGAGTATTTTATTtggtagttttctttttcaactaCAGAGTGAGTGATTTGGCTTGAAGCAAGTGTAATCGGTAAtgagtattgctctctctctctctctctaggtatgcGATTACGAAGTTTCAGTTTTTGTGTATGTACTAAAATGTTATGCTTAATgagaaaatatgtttattatcacattctctctctctctctcacacacacacacacacacacacacacgcacatacactcacTGCCTCGGTTTTTCTAGGTACGCAATTAGGACGTTCCAACTTCTGTGTATATGCTATAACGCTATTTACTTGAACAGAGgttaaattgaaatataatttgtttgcgaacacatctctctctctctctctctctctctctctctctctctctctctctctctcacacacacacacacacacacacacacacacatacactcactgcCTCGGTTTTTCTAGGTACGCAATTAGGACGTTCCAACTTTTGTGTATATGCTATAACGCTATTTACTTGAACAGAGgttaaattgaaatataatttgtttgcgaacacatctctctctctctctctctctctctctctctctctctctatctctctctctttatatatgtatattatccacATATAAAGGTCACATATAAAGGTGAAAAGATAAAGCAcacaaagaatttattttccaaTCGGCTGTCTTTTTTATCTCCTGCATTTCTTACGTGAAAACAACTGGAAAAATCATTTCCGTTAGGCCTATAAATTACAAACTGTATTCCTTTCGTGACTAGATCAAGCTGCAgagtcacattctctctctctctctctctctctctctctctctctctctctctctctctctctctctctcgttacgctGACGGAACAAGTTGTATTTTGGCAATCGGCCTAAACCAGATTTTATTCTATTAACATAACTTTCACCAACTAGAAATCTCGTACTACCTTCCAGAACTATGAAAACCTAACTAAACCTAATAGTGCTTACAATTACCGTGagtttattataactttttactGCCATAAGTCTAATGTTGTTTCCTAATACACAGGTCAAATATAACTTTCAGCAATTATAAGTCTAATATGGTTTCCAGTTGACAGAAATCTAACATTGCTTCTAGTTGACAgaagtttaatgttatttcctgTTGACAGAAGTCTAAGGCTACTTCCAGATGACAGAAATCTAATATTACCTCTAACTGACAGAAGTCTAATATTACTTCCAGTTGTCAAAAGACAAATATTACTTCCAACTGACAGAAGTCAAATATTAAACACTACTGACAGAAGTCTAATATGACTTCCACTTGGTAAAAGACTAATATTACTTCCAACTGACAGAAGTCTAATATTATTTCTAGCTGACAGACTCTAATATTACTTCCAGCTGACAGAAGTCTAATATTTAATACAACTGGGAGAAGTCTAATATTGCTTCCGGTTGACAGAAATCTAATATTACTTCTAACTGACATATTTAATATTACTTCGAAGAGACAGACGtcaaacatttcataaaattaacagACATCTCACATTACTTCCAACTGACAGAGGTCTAATATCACTTCCAACTGACAGAAATCCAATGTTAAATACAGATGACAAAAGTCTAATATTACTTCTAACTGACAGAAGTCTAATGTATATTAATTCCAAGTGATAAAATCCTAATATAACTTCAATCTACCATAAGTCTATCCATTTACTCTTACCAAACAATGCATCTGAAGCCGCCAGCCCAAACTGAACTGCCCTCCCTTAGACCTAAACGATCCGTTCTCAATTTAACCAGAATAAAATCTGCATTTAACCCCTTTCCAGTGGCGATGCAGGCCTTGAAGCGTAAGAAGAAGTACGAGCAGCAACTGCAGCAGATCGACGGGACCCTGAGCACCCTGGAATTCCAGAGGGAAGCGCTGGAATCTGCTAGCACCAACACCAGCGTCTTGCAGACGATGGGAATGGCCGCTAAATCACTCAAGGCTGCGCACCAACATATGtgagtttcattctttttttttttttgtacttacgttgtgtgtgtgtgtgtgagagagagagagagagagagagagagagagagagagagagagagagagagagagagagagagagagagagtcttaaatcATTTGAAGCTTTCTCTTTACCATGATTTAATTGCACAACAGCTGTTCACGCCCAATTATTATCaaatctgttgagagagagagagagagagagagagagagagagagagagagagagagagtaattattacGGTTAACACTCATGCCAAGGCAAACTTGTCTTTGGAAGAATAATGCTCTTgctaacttagagagagagagagagagagagagagagagagagagagagtgtggtgtCGTCCCTTCGGCCGCCCTGACTGactgcatttatttgtttttttgttttatttatccgTTCATTTAATCTCTCCTTACTTGACTGTCTAACTTCTTTAATCTAACTTCGTTGCAAGTTAGATATAATCTAAATGCAAATTCTTTTTGGTTgctatacaaaattatatttctaataattcGTTCATAAAcaaatgctaagaattttctGCCAAGCTAGAAGTAAAGGTTGATTAACCAGGCGC includes these proteins:
- the LOC136830319 gene encoding charged multivesicular body protein 4b-like isoform X1, whose translation is MSIFKKKLGHKKKDKHEGPTTGEAIHKLRDTEELLVKKQEYLESKIQKELATAKQNATKNKRVAMQALKRKKKYEQQLQQIDGTLSTLEFQREALESASTNTSVLQTMGMAAKSLKAAHQHMDVDKVHDMMDDIAEQQDLAKEITEAISGGLAFGNDVDEDDLLAELEELEQENLDEQLLDTGALPSVPTAALPSRAEAGRNKKDKERDQDFAELEAWAS
- the LOC136830319 gene encoding putative charged multivesicular body protein 4B-like protein CHMP4BP1 isoform X2, with translation MKDPRQEKPSTSSGTRRSFSSRSRNTSRARSRRSSPRLSRMPPRTREALKRKKKYEQQLQQIDGTLSTLEFQREALESASTNTSVLQTMGMAAKSLKAAHQHMDVDKVHDMMDDIAEQQDLAKEITEAISGGLAFGNDVDEDDLLAELEELEQENLDEQLLDTGALPSVPTAALPSRAEAGRNKKDKERDQDFAELEAWAS